The following coding sequences are from one [Limnothrix rosea] IAM M-220 window:
- a CDS encoding CAAD domain-containing protein codes for MEQQPETQVETGTSPFNNEAPGPMATPEAEQPWQEWVQPVTDFLSDLPDELGKFFSDYKQPLVTVGLIVAAFITVKLTFALIGAINDIPLLAPIFELVGISYTAWFVYRYLLKASNRSELVSEFDALKSQVLGKKDS; via the coding sequence ATGGAACAACAGCCTGAAACCCAAGTAGAAACCGGAACTTCTCCGTTTAACAACGAAGCCCCCGGCCCTATGGCAACCCCTGAAGCTGAGCAGCCTTGGCAAGAATGGGTTCAGCCTGTCACAGATTTTCTCTCTGATCTACCGGATGAGTTGGGGAAGTTTTTCTCTGATTATAAACAGCCCCTCGTGACTGTCGGTTTGATTGTCGCCGCTTTCATTACTGTCAAGCTTACCTTTGCCCTCATCGGCGCAATTAACGATATTCCTCTACTTGCTCCTATTTTTGAGCTGGTGGGAATTTCCTATACGGCTTGGTTTGTTTACCGTTATTTACTCAAGGCTTCTAACCGTAGTGAATTGGTTAGTGAGTTTGATGCTCTCAAATCCCAAGTTCTCGGCAAAAAAGATTCGTAA